ATCGCCTATGGCTGGGGCTATTGCACCGTGACGTTCTGGACGCACAAGATCGACGGGCTGCACCGCAACGATTTCACCATGGCGGCGAAGGTCAACGCCCTGCTTCCCCCCTGACGGCTTCCGCCCCGACCGGGGCGCCATGGACCGCCAGCCACACGGTGGGGCGGTCGGCGGGGGTCCACAGCACGCGGTGGCGGGTGTGGGCCGGCAGGTGCACCCAGTCGCCCGGCTGGAGCAGGCGGGGGCTGTCGTGGCCGGCGATGTCCAGCACCGCGGCCCCCGACACCAGCAGGACGAATTCGTCCCAGTCCTGATCGTACCAGAAGCCCGGCGGCGAGCGCTGGCCGGTGGACACGATGCGCTCGACCCGCGCGCCGGCCATGGCGGCCAGGGTGTCGAACATCTCGTCGCCGCCGCCGAGGCTGGGGCCGGCCCAGCCGGGGGTGCCGGCGTCGCTCAGACCGGGCGACAGCGGGTCCGGCTGCGGTATGCCGGCAAACAGGTTTCCCATCATCCCCACACCTCCGGTTCCGGCGGATGGACCAGGGCGCCGTCGTAACGCAGCCCCGGTTCCCGATCCTGGGCCAGCAGCAGCGGCCCGTCCAGATCGGTGAAGCGGGCATTCTGTCCCACCAGCACCGCCGGGGCCATGGCCAGCGAGGTGCCCACCATGCACCCCACCATGATGCCGAAGCCCAGCGCCTCCGCCGCCGCCTTCAGCGCCAGCGCTTCGGTCAGGCCGCCGGTCTTGTCCAGCTTGATGTTCACCACCTGATAGAGCCCCGCGAGCCGCTCCAGACCGCCGCACCCGTGGACCGATTCGTCGGCGCCCAGCGGCACGGGGCAATTGATGCCGCGCAACGCCTCGTCCTCCCCCGCCGGCAGGGGCTGTTCGATCAGCTCCACCCCCAGGGCCGCCATCTCGGGCGCGAAGCGGTACAGATGGTCCAGGCTCCACGCCTCGTTGGCGTCCACCACCAGCCGGGCGGCGGGGGCGGCGGCGCGGACGGCGCGCACCCGCTCCACGTCGCCGTCGCCGGTCAGCTTGGTCTTCAGCAGCGGGTGACGGGGGGCGGCCGCCGCGGCGGCGGCGGCCATGGCGCCGGGCTCATCGACGCTGAGGGTGAAACAGGTCAGCAGCGGGCACGGTTCCTCGGCCAGCCCGGCCAGCCGCCACGCCGGCACACCCGTCCGCTTGGCCTCCAGATCCCACAGGGCGCAGTCCAGCGCGTTGCGCGCCGCACCGGGGGGCATCAGGGTCTGAAGCCCGGCCCGGTCCAGCCCGGCGGCCACCGCACCGGCCATGCCCGCCAGCGCCGCCGCCACCCCCTCCACCGTTTCGCCGTAGCGGCGGTAGGGCACGCACTCGCCCCGGCCCGTGTGGGGGCCGTCGGTGACGGTGGCCACCACCACCTCGGCGGTGGTGCGGGCGCCACGGGCGATGCGGAAGACGCCGCGGATGGGGAAATCCTCGCGGCGGACGGTCAGGCGGGGGGGGCTCATGAACGGCTCGGGATCGGGGGGGGGACGGCTGGCAGTGTAGCGGCAAGCCGCCGCCTATATCATCGGTACAGGTGGGCAAGGCCGCAAAAATCGGGCAGTATCCGATCTCAGGTGTCAACTTTGGGAAAGGAGGTGATCCGATGTCTCATGGCGTGAAAGTGGCAGCCGCGGCGCTGCTGGCCCTGGGTGCGCTGATGACGGCGGGGATTGCCAACGCCGACTGCAGCCCGTCCCATTCCGCGCAGGTGACGCCGGCTCCCGGCGGCCCCGCGGCCCCGGCCAAGCCGGCCCCCGACGCGCGGGGCTGACCCGGCGCCGCCGATGCTCCCATGCCTTGACGGGAAAGGCCGTCCCCATCCGGGGGCGGCCTTTTCTTATCGGCACGGTGCCGGTCTTGTGACAAAGATGGGTGGACGATCCCCGTTCGGCGGGTGCGGGCCCATGTTGGGGAAAGCGCCCGTGCGACCATGGGGGGAAGAGGCCCATGATGACCGTGCCGTCCACCACCGTGCTCAACCGCCTGGCCTTCGGTCCCCGTCCGGGGGAGGGGGCGGAGGTGGAGCGCCTGGGGCTGGAGCGCTGGCTGGCCCGCCAGCTCGCCCCCGACCCCCATGACGATCCCCATGCGGCGGCGGCGCTTTCGGCCTGCCGCCTGCGCATCACCTACGACGCGGGGGAGGGGTGGGCCAAGACCGACGAGGACCGTCCGCTCGCCAGCCTGGACAAGCCGCCGGAGGCCCTGTGGCCCCTCAACGACGGCAAGCTGCCCTTTGCCGGGCCGGAGCGCCAGTGGCCGCGCAACGAGGTGGCGGCGGCCACCCTCCTGCGCGCCGTGCACAGCCAGTGGCAGGTGCGCGAGGTGATGGCCGATTTCTGGCACAACCACTTCAACGTCTATGGGGTGGAGCGGGCGGTGGGGGTGCTGCTGCCCCTCTATGACCGCGACGTGATCCGCGCCCACGCGCTGGGCAATTTCCGCGCGTTTCTGGAGGCGGTGGCGTGCAGCGGCGCCATGCTGGTCTATCTCAACAACCGCACGTCCCGCGCCGGCATCGCCAACGAGAATTACGCCCGCGAACTGTTCGAGCTGCACACGCTGGGGCGGGATGCCTATCTGAACGCGCTGTACAACCGCTGGCGCGACGTGCCGGGGGCGGCGGCGGGCAAGCCCGCCGGCTACATCGACCAGGATGTGTACGAGGCGGCGCGGGCCTTCACCGGCTGGACGCTGGCCGACGGGGCGGGCTTGGGCGGCGGGGTGTCGCTGCCGGCCACCGGGCGCTTCGCCTATGTGGAGAACTGGCACGACAACTATCAAAAGCGCGTGCTGGGGCAGGAGTTCGACCCGTTCCAGGGGCCGCTGGCCGACGGGCGGCGGGTGCTGGATCTGGTGGCCGATCACCCGGCCACCGCCCGCCATCTGGCGTTCAAGCTGTGCCGCCGGCTGGTGGCCGACGACCCGCCCAAGCGGCTGGTGGACGCCGCCGCCAGGACATGGGCCGAGAACCGGCGGGCGCCGGACCAGATCGCCCGCGTGGTGCGTGCCATCGTGCTGTCGCCCGAGTTCGCCGCCGCCCCGCCGTCGAAGGTCAGGCGGCCCCTGGAACTGGTGGCCGGCTTCGCCCGCGCGGCGGTGCCGGACTTCACCGTCACCATGGGGCTGATCCGCGAGCTGGACGGCGGCGGGCAGCGGCTGTTCGGCCAGCCGGCCCCCACCGGATATCCCGACACCGCCGACGCCTGGACCGGGGCGGCGGCCATGCGGCGGCGCTGGGCGCTGGTGATGGGGCTGGCCGAGAACCGCTGGGGCACCGGGGCCGCGGCCCTGCCGGCGGGAACCCCGCCCCCCGCCACGGCGCAGGCCGCGGCGGAGGCGTGGCAGCGCACGCTGTTTGCCGGTCCGCCGGACCCCGCCGTCACCGCCGCCGTGCTGCCGGGGGTGGGGCTGGCCCCCGGCGTGCCGCTGCCCGCCGACCCGCACAAGGCGGGCGAGGTGCTGCACCGTCTGGCGGCCTATGTGGCCATGGCCCCGCGGTTCAACCTGCGCTGATGACAAGGGGAACAGGGATGACTCATGCCGCCTTTTCCCGCCGCACGCTGATGCGGGGCGGTCTGGCCGCCGGGCTGCTGACCGTGCCGGGGGTGCGCCACGTGGCCTATGCCGCCGGTGGTGCCGGGGGGCAGGACCGGACGCTGGTGGTGGTGTTCCTGCGCGGCGGGGCCGACACGCTCAACCTGGTGGCGCCCGCCGACGACCCCGATTACGTGGCGGCACGGGCGCCCGACATGCGGGTGAGCACCGGCGGCGCCGGGGCCGGGCTGCCCATCGCCCAGCGTCTGGCCCCCGCGGTGGATTTCCGCCTCCACCCGGAGGCGGCGCCGCTGGCCGACCTCTACACCGCCCGCCACCTGACCATCATCCCCGCCACCGGCATTCCCGACGGCACCCGCAGCCATTTCGTGGCCCAGGATCTGATGGAACGCGGCGTGGCGGCGGAGGCCGATCTGTCCCGCACCCCCACCGGCTGGGCCGCCCGCTGGACCGCCGCCCCCGGTCCCGGCGGCGCCGGGCCGCTGGCGGTGGCGGCGGCGTCCTCCACCCCGGCGGCGCTGGCGGGCGACGGGGCGGCGCTGGCGGTCAACGGGCTGCAATACGGGCTGGCCCCGCCCGGGGGCCCGCGGACGGCGGCGGTGCTCCAGGCGCTCCACGCCAACGACCCTACACCCTATGGCCGGGCCGGGCGCGCGGCGCTGGACGGGCTGG
This DNA window, taken from Azospirillum fermentarium, encodes the following:
- a CDS encoding cupin domain-containing protein yields the protein MMGNLFAGIPQPDPLSPGLSDAGTPGWAGPSLGGGDEMFDTLAAMAGARVERIVSTGQRSPPGFWYDQDWDEFVLLVSGAAVLDIAGHDSPRLLQPGDWVHLPAHTRHRVLWTPADRPTVWLAVHGAPVGAEAVRGEAGR
- the dgcA gene encoding N-acetyl-D-Glu racemase DgcA, which codes for MSPPRLTVRREDFPIRGVFRIARGARTTAEVVVATVTDGPHTGRGECVPYRRYGETVEGVAAALAGMAGAVAAGLDRAGLQTLMPPGAARNALDCALWDLEAKRTGVPAWRLAGLAEEPCPLLTCFTLSVDEPGAMAAAAAAAAPRHPLLKTKLTGDGDVERVRAVRAAAPAARLVVDANEAWSLDHLYRFAPEMAALGVELIEQPLPAGEDEALRGINCPVPLGADESVHGCGGLERLAGLYQVVNIKLDKTGGLTEALALKAAAEALGFGIMVGCMVGTSLAMAPAVLVGQNARFTDLDGPLLLAQDREPGLRYDGALVHPPEPEVWG
- a CDS encoding DUF1800 domain-containing protein, whose product is MMTVPSTTVLNRLAFGPRPGEGAEVERLGLERWLARQLAPDPHDDPHAAAALSACRLRITYDAGEGWAKTDEDRPLASLDKPPEALWPLNDGKLPFAGPERQWPRNEVAAATLLRAVHSQWQVREVMADFWHNHFNVYGVERAVGVLLPLYDRDVIRAHALGNFRAFLEAVACSGAMLVYLNNRTSRAGIANENYARELFELHTLGRDAYLNALYNRWRDVPGAAAGKPAGYIDQDVYEAARAFTGWTLADGAGLGGGVSLPATGRFAYVENWHDNYQKRVLGQEFDPFQGPLADGRRVLDLVADHPATARHLAFKLCRRLVADDPPKRLVDAAARTWAENRRAPDQIARVVRAIVLSPEFAAAPPSKVRRPLELVAGFARAAVPDFTVTMGLIRELDGGGQRLFGQPAPTGYPDTADAWTGAAAMRRRWALVMGLAENRWGTGAAALPAGTPPPATAQAAAEAWQRTLFAGPPDPAVTAAVLPGVGLAPGVPLPADPHKAGEVLHRLAAYVAMAPRFNLR
- a CDS encoding DUF1501 domain-containing protein, giving the protein MTHAAFSRRTLMRGGLAAGLLTVPGVRHVAYAAGGAGGQDRTLVVVFLRGGADTLNLVAPADDPDYVAARAPDMRVSTGGAGAGLPIAQRLAPAVDFRLHPEAAPLADLYTARHLTIIPATGIPDGTRSHFVAQDLMERGVAAEADLSRTPTGWAARWTAAPGPGGAGPLAVAAASSTPAALAGDGAALAVNGLQYGLAPPGGPRTAAVLQALHANDPTPYGRAGRAALDGLARVDARLPRAQPGGPVEPYAAEGGAVYEDTEAGRGLLTVARLLKMDMGVRLAWVDVGGWDTHENQPPRFAAAVRQLSRALAAFHADTSRFHGSLAVVVMTEFGRRLRSNRSQGTDHGHAGTMLVLGGGVDGGMLGRWPGLATAQLDRGVDLAVTTDYRAVLSAVMGPAAARSVFPGYGGGPLPGLWG